In one Methylocystis iwaonis genomic region, the following are encoded:
- a CDS encoding single-stranded DNA-binding protein, whose amino-acid sequence MTSRNLFIISGNVSQNPRRFGDNAPKTVLTVAVDDIWTDRETGERKKRTDFLTAYTFNKKIGDFVLAQVKPGYQVTIDGRIRSNSYEKGGDRVYSTDLEIIRIDAHPPRAEAGSGLPE is encoded by the coding sequence ATGACCTCTCGAAATCTCTTCATCATTTCCGGAAACGTCTCGCAAAATCCCCGTCGATTCGGCGACAACGCGCCAAAGACAGTCCTCACGGTCGCAGTCGACGATATTTGGACGGATCGCGAGACTGGAGAGAGAAAGAAGCGAACGGATTTCCTGACGGCCTATACGTTTAACAAGAAAATTGGCGACTTTGTCTTGGCGCAGGTAAAGCCAGGATATCAGGTCACGATTGACGGCCGCATCCGATCAAACTCTTACGAGAAGGGCGGCGACCGGGTCTATTCGACCGACCTCGAAATCATTCGCATCGATGCGCACCCGCCGCGGGCAGAAGCCGGCAGCGGCCTTCCCGAATGA
- a CDS encoding DUF7146 domain-containing protein has protein sequence MSSSVASDLSRRLAQDAEAVCRYYLSNGRRHGRYWIVGDARNTPGRSLFVRLTGPESGKGAAGHWTDAASGDYGDLLDVIRESVGLKDFSDVLDEARRFLSLPRADPRSKQRLDRKQRPTGSPDSARRLFALSRPIAGTLAERYLHHRGIATPRNLESLRFHPRCYYRSGDGFAPETWPAMIAAVTDRDNKITGVHRTWLDRSGRGKAPIASPRRAMGELLGHGVRFGGPLDVMAAGEGIETVLSVRCLLSSMPMIAALSSAHLAAIHFPQTLRRLYVLRDKDSAGERASVTLLDRATAAGIEAVVLTSELGDFNDDLRRLCKARLQAAIRGQLAPQDISRFMRPVR, from the coding sequence ATGTCGAGTTCAGTTGCGTCGGATTTGTCGCGCCGCCTTGCCCAGGACGCCGAGGCGGTCTGCCGATACTATTTGTCGAACGGGCGCCGCCACGGCCGTTACTGGATCGTTGGCGACGCCCGCAATACGCCGGGTCGCAGCCTGTTCGTTCGGTTGACGGGTCCAGAGAGCGGCAAGGGCGCAGCGGGGCATTGGACTGATGCGGCCTCGGGCGACTACGGCGACCTCCTGGACGTTATTCGCGAAAGCGTGGGTCTGAAAGATTTCTCGGACGTTCTCGACGAAGCGCGGCGATTCCTCAGCCTGCCACGCGCTGATCCACGGTCGAAGCAGAGGCTCGATCGCAAACAGCGGCCGACAGGCTCTCCGGATTCGGCGCGCCGCCTGTTTGCCTTGTCACGGCCGATCGCCGGCACATTGGCCGAGCGCTATCTGCATCATCGGGGGATCGCAACGCCACGGAATCTCGAAAGCCTCCGTTTTCATCCACGCTGCTACTATCGATCCGGGGACGGGTTCGCCCCTGAAACCTGGCCCGCGATGATCGCGGCGGTCACCGATCGCGACAACAAGATCACCGGCGTGCATCGCACATGGCTCGACAGATCGGGGCGCGGCAAGGCGCCGATCGCCTCCCCTCGACGCGCCATGGGCGAGTTGCTCGGCCATGGCGTCCGATTTGGCGGGCCGCTCGACGTGATGGCGGCTGGCGAAGGGATCGAAACCGTGCTCTCGGTTCGATGTCTTCTGTCCAGCATGCCGATGATCGCGGCGCTCTCTTCCGCCCATCTCGCCGCTATCCATTTCCCTCAGACCTTGCGCCGCCTTTATGTCCTGCGCGACAAGGACTCCGCCGGCGAAAGGGCATCAGTGACCCTTCTTGACCGCGCGACGGCCGCGGGAATTGAGGCCGTCGTTCTCACCTCCGAACTTGGCGACTTCAACGATGATCTCCGCCGCCTTTGCAAGGCCCGGTTGCAAGCGGCGATCAGAGGCCAACTCGCCCCTCAGGACATCAGCCGGTTCATGAGGCCGGTGCGGTGA
- a CDS encoding acyltransferase family protein, translating into MGPNFDRVAGRIRALDELRGLAILAVVASHTGLVFGSDLAAVRVLSVPALGVGVDLFFVISGFAAAESARRLRLEADGGFWRGAIAFWIRRILRIGLPAWAVIDLIALSQAHGISLGETADDLKAAAGFYANLYWAPCFDGAVGCGAPTATSHFWSLASEMQFYLAAPFLIALSSKLTAVVCMTTLAAGALSERPWGGFWWTFRLDGFAVGVLLSLGLTRQWPLPRFSKAIAAFWLVAASILARVFGALASGSVIAMVAIIFGLVVASAIQQRPQPQGGSVLQRLGELSFSIYLVHLPIMSGIHQSLGDLAPPILVLSIAAGLTVVLALLLEALLTRPAQILGKRISEWVCDRAERTLTRVAL; encoded by the coding sequence ATGGGGCCGAATTTCGATCGCGTTGCGGGGCGGATCCGCGCCCTCGACGAACTGCGCGGCCTCGCGATCCTGGCGGTCGTCGCGTCCCACACTGGTCTGGTTTTTGGGTCCGACCTGGCCGCAGTGCGCGTCTTGAGCGTTCCAGCGCTCGGCGTGGGCGTCGACTTGTTTTTCGTCATTTCCGGATTTGCCGCCGCCGAAAGCGCGAGGCGATTACGCTTGGAGGCGGATGGCGGCTTCTGGCGCGGCGCGATTGCGTTCTGGATCCGTCGAATTCTCCGGATCGGCCTGCCGGCCTGGGCCGTGATCGACCTGATCGCACTCTCTCAGGCGCACGGGATTTCGCTGGGCGAAACAGCAGACGATTTGAAAGCGGCCGCCGGCTTTTACGCAAATCTGTATTGGGCTCCCTGTTTTGATGGCGCGGTCGGCTGTGGCGCGCCGACGGCCACCTCGCATTTCTGGTCGCTCGCGAGCGAAATGCAATTCTATTTGGCGGCGCCATTTCTGATCGCGCTGAGCTCTAAACTGACGGCCGTGGTCTGCATGACGACTCTCGCCGCCGGCGCCCTGAGCGAACGCCCCTGGGGCGGCTTTTGGTGGACATTCCGCCTCGACGGCTTCGCTGTGGGCGTCCTGCTCTCGCTCGGCCTGACGAGGCAATGGCCCTTGCCGCGCTTTAGCAAGGCCATCGCCGCTTTTTGGCTCGTAGCTGCGTCAATTCTCGCGCGCGTGTTTGGAGCTTTGGCCTCAGGATCGGTGATCGCCATGGTCGCGATCATATTCGGACTTGTCGTCGCCTCGGCCATCCAACAAAGACCTCAGCCTCAGGGAGGAAGCGTGCTGCAAAGACTTGGCGAGCTATCTTTCTCGATCTATCTCGTGCATCTCCCAATTATGTCTGGGATCCATCAGTCGCTTGGCGACCTGGCGCCACCGATCCTGGTTTTAAGCATTGCAGCAGGCTTAACCGTGGTTCTTGCTTTGCTGCTCGAAGCTCTCCTGACAAGGCCGGCGCAAATTCTGGGAAAGCGCATCTCGGAATGGGTGTGCGACCGAGCCGAACGGACGCTGACGCGCGTCGCACTGTGA
- a CDS encoding thermonuclease family protein yields the protein MLISLLAVGLRLSVASAEEASVYTPQSALQSTPMRVEVIDATSFRDIETGARYRLYGVDSCLAMQTANLNRQSWPCGAVAIAWLTNATLGKWVSCNALRETAGQLLSRCASSEHQDLAADMLKEGLAIVLPIAEGQEVRAYSQLQDQARKQYKGLWSSQFMMPWDLRAKQAEGSASSR from the coding sequence ATGCTGATTTCCTTGCTTGCGGTTGGCCTTAGGCTGAGCGTCGCCAGCGCTGAGGAAGCAAGCGTCTACACGCCGCAGAGCGCGCTGCAATCGACGCCCATGCGTGTCGAAGTGATCGACGCGACGTCTTTTCGCGACATAGAGACCGGCGCAAGGTACCGGCTCTATGGCGTCGACTCCTGCTTGGCGATGCAGACCGCGAATTTGAATCGTCAATCCTGGCCTTGCGGCGCCGTCGCAATCGCTTGGCTCACGAACGCGACCCTCGGCAAATGGGTATCCTGCAATGCTTTGCGGGAAACGGCCGGCCAGCTTCTATCCCGCTGCGCGTCGTCAGAGCATCAGGATCTCGCGGCCGACATGTTGAAAGAAGGCCTCGCGATTGTCTTGCCGATTGCCGAGGGCCAGGAGGTGCGCGCCTACAGCCAGCTGCAGGATCAGGCTCGCAAGCAATATAAGGGATTATGGTCCAGTCAGTTCATGATGCCCTGGGATTTGAGGGCCAAGCAGGCTGAAGGGTCGGCCTCAAGCCGCTGA
- a CDS encoding DUF2493 domain-containing protein, whose product MTTKFNDQGLETIPAASSTERVLAELQLYGYRPFQDEPDPRPLPDAQAITGAVADIFDALLVTFTDTRLEPDLEELLWSTVNLFHRAVLRVERELDDNEQAQRRSQKEQDGSEIRSVELERLICEGQTLLERRDSLELFRDQAADAFEVHTGSSWRPRSGSKVNHRSLTAAMIDSRDFLAAKRRIESEPLLPAGPRIAFTGGLDFNDHRAIWDRLDKALAKHPGMVLLHGGSPKGAELIASCWANNRKVTQIAFKPDWTRHAKAAPFKRNDQILETLPIGVIVFPGSGVSANLADKARKLGIPVWRFEDGGA is encoded by the coding sequence ATGACGACCAAATTCAACGACCAAGGCCTCGAGACAATTCCTGCCGCCTCCTCGACCGAGCGCGTTCTCGCCGAGCTTCAACTCTATGGCTACCGGCCCTTCCAGGACGAGCCCGACCCCCGGCCGCTGCCCGACGCCCAAGCGATTACCGGCGCCGTCGCTGACATCTTCGATGCCCTCCTGGTGACATTCACGGACACGCGTCTGGAGCCCGATCTCGAGGAACTGCTCTGGTCGACTGTCAACCTCTTCCACCGGGCAGTGCTTCGCGTTGAGCGGGAGCTCGACGACAATGAGCAGGCACAGCGGCGCAGCCAAAAGGAACAGGACGGCTCGGAAATCCGCTCGGTGGAGCTGGAGCGCCTGATCTGCGAGGGGCAAACGCTGCTCGAACGCCGCGACAGCCTGGAACTCTTCCGCGACCAAGCCGCCGACGCCTTCGAAGTGCACACTGGCTCGTCCTGGCGTCCCCGCTCGGGCTCCAAGGTGAATCATCGATCCTTGACGGCCGCCATGATCGACAGCCGCGACTTTCTCGCCGCCAAGCGCCGGATAGAGTCTGAGCCGCTCCTTCCGGCCGGGCCGCGGATCGCTTTCACCGGCGGGCTCGACTTCAACGACCATCGCGCGATCTGGGATCGCCTCGACAAGGCTCTCGCCAAACATCCCGGCATGGTGCTGTTGCATGGCGGGTCGCCCAAGGGAGCGGAACTCATTGCCTCCTGCTGGGCGAATAATCGCAAAGTCACGCAGATAGCGTTCAAGCCAGACTGGACCCGCCACGCCAAGGCGGCCCCCTTCAAGCGCAACGATCAGATCCTCGAGACACTCCCAATAGGTGTCATCGTCTTCCCCGGCTCGGGCGTTTCCGCAAATCTTGCCGACAAGGCGCGCAAGCTCGGCATCCCGGTGTGGAGGTTCGAGGACGGCGGCGCATGA
- a CDS encoding helix-turn-helix domain-containing protein: MAMPKQQEGEDRDSVATALFAIILQRKAKEYPNLKTFLDKIGMSMAAYYNLEKGIGNPTFWTIERTAKALDLSVWDMLGIDEKVMRAWLAGQNIDLDRLTQSVEARRQTRSKFAADQFAITPPASKPAEQPAEAKPSAVDKPASASKAKATRKTKSRKRA, from the coding sequence ATGGCGATGCCAAAACAACAAGAAGGCGAAGACAGGGATTCTGTCGCGACCGCCTTGTTCGCCATTATCTTGCAGCGCAAAGCCAAGGAATACCCCAACCTCAAAACCTTCCTCGATAAGATCGGCATGTCGATGGCTGCCTACTACAATTTGGAAAAGGGCATCGGCAATCCGACGTTTTGGACGATCGAACGGACCGCCAAAGCGCTGGACCTCTCGGTTTGGGACATGCTCGGCATTGACGAGAAGGTCATGCGCGCCTGGCTCGCCGGCCAGAACATCGATCTCGACCGGCTGACGCAAAGCGTAGAGGCGCGACGCCAGACGCGGTCAAAATTTGCCGCAGATCAATTCGCAATCACCCCCCCGGCGTCGAAACCCGCTGAACAACCCGCCGAGGCGAAACCGTCCGCCGTCGATAAGCCCGCTTCGGCGTCGAAGGCAAAGGCGACACGAAAGACCAAGTCGCGCAAGAGAGCCTAA